The following coding sequences are from one Neovison vison isolate M4711 chromosome X, ASM_NN_V1, whole genome shotgun sequence window:
- the G6PD gene encoding glucose-6-phosphate 1-dehydrogenase isoform X3, translating to MGTRANSAKLHGNARESIMAEQVALSRTQVCGILREELYQGNAFHQSDTHIFIIMGASGDLAKKKIYPTIWWLFRDGLLPEDTFIVGYARSRLTVADIRKQSEPFFKATPEEKPKLEEFFARNSYVAGQYDDAASYERLNSHVNALHQGPQTNRLFYLALPPTVYEAVTKHIHETCMSQTGWNRVIVEKPFGRDLQSSDRLSNHISSLFREDQIYRIDHYLGKEMVQNLMVLRFANRIFGPIWNRDNIACVILTFKEPFGTEGRGGYFDEFGIIRDVMQNHLLQMLCLVAMEKPASTDSDDVRDEKVKVLKCISEVQADNVVLGQYVGNPSGEGESTKGYLDDPTVPRGSTTATFAAVVLYVENERWDGVPFVLRCGKALNERKAEVRLQFRDVAGDIFRQQCKRNELVIRVQPNEAVYTKMMTKKPGMFFNPEESELDLTYGNRYKNVKLPDAYERLILDVFCGNQMHFVRSDELREAWRIFTPLLHKIERERLQPIPYVYGSRGPAEADDLMKRVGFQYEGTYKWVNPHKL from the exons ATGGGTACGCGGGCGAACAGTGCAAAGCTGCACGGGAACGCTCGAG AGAGCATCATGGCAGAGCAGGTGGCCCTGAGCCGGACCCAGGTGTGCGGGATCCTGCGTGAAGAGCTGTACCAAGGCAATGCCTTCCATCAATCTGATACACACATCTTCATCATCATGGGTGCATCG GGCGACCTGGCCAAGAAGAAGATCTACCCCACCATCTG GTGGTTGTTCCGGGATGGCCTTCTGCCTGAAGACACCTTCATCGTGGGCTACGCCCGCTCCCGCCTCACAGTGGCCGACATCCGAAAACAGAGCGAGCCCTTCTTCAAA GCCACACCAGAGGAGAAGCCCAAGCTGGAGGAGTTCTTTGCCCGCAACTCCTATGTGGCTGGCCAGTACGACGACGCGGCCTCCTACGAGCGCCTCAACAGCCATGTGAATGCCCTCCACCAGGGGCCACAGACCAACCGCCTCTTTTACCTGGCCTTGCCCCCCACGGTCTACGAGGCGGTCACCAAGCACATCCATGAGACCTGCATGAGCCAGAC AGGCTGGAACCGTGTCATTGTGGAGAAGCCCTTCGGGAGGGACCTGCAGAGCTCCGACAGGCTGTCCAACCACATCTCCTCCTTGTTCCGTGAGGACCAGATCTACCGCATCGACCACTATCTGGGCAAGGAGATGGTCCAGAACCTCATGGTGCTGAG GTTTGCCAACAGGATCTTTGGCCCCATTTGGAACCGGGACAACATAGCCTGCGTCATTCTCACGTTCAAGGAGCCCTTTGGCACCGAGGGCCGCGGGGGCTACTTCGACGAATTCGGGATCATCCG GGACGTGATGCAGAACCACCTGCTGCAGATGCTGTGTCTCGTGGCCATGGAGAAGCCGGCTTCCACGGACTCGGACGATGTCCGGGACGAGAAG GTCAAGGTGCTGAAGTGTATCTCTGAGGTGCAGGCCGACAACGTGGTCCTGGGCCAGTACGTGGGGAACCCCAGCGGAGAGGGGGAGTCCACGAAAGGCTACCTGGACGACCCCACGGTGCCGCGCGGGTCCACCACTGCCACCTTCGCGGCCGTGGTGCTCTACGTGGAGAACGAGAGGTGGGACG GGGTGCCCTTCGTCCTGCGCTGCGGCAAGGCCCTGAACGAGCGCAAGGCTGAGGTGCGGCTGCAGTTCCGCGACGTGGCCGGCGACATCTTCCGGCAGCAGTGCAAGCGCAACGAGCTGGTGATCCGCGTGCAGCCCAACGAGGCCGTGTACACCAAGATGATGACCAAGAAGCCCGGCATGTTCTTCAACCCCGAGGAGTCTGAGCTCGACCTGACCTACGGCAACAGATACAAG AACGTGAAGCTCCCCGATGCCTACGAGCGCCTCATCCTGGACGTCTTCTGCGGGAACCAGATGCACTTCGTGCGCAG TGACGAGCTCCGGGAAGCCTGGCGGATCTTCACGCCGCTGCTGCACAAGATCGAGCGGGAGAGGCTCCAGCCCATCCCTTACGTTTACGGCAG CCGAGGCCCCGCGGAGGCAGATGATCTGATGAAGAGAGTGGGCTTCCAGTACGAGGGCACCTACAAGTGGGTGAACCCCCACAAGCTCTGA
- the G6PD gene encoding glucose-6-phosphate 1-dehydrogenase isoform X1, whose amino-acid sequence MGTRANSAKLHGNARGTEDAAQRRRGEKAPGSRAARAESIMAEQVALSRTQVCGILREELYQGNAFHQSDTHIFIIMGASGDLAKKKIYPTIWWLFRDGLLPEDTFIVGYARSRLTVADIRKQSEPFFKATPEEKPKLEEFFARNSYVAGQYDDAASYERLNSHVNALHQGPQTNRLFYLALPPTVYEAVTKHIHETCMSQTGWNRVIVEKPFGRDLQSSDRLSNHISSLFREDQIYRIDHYLGKEMVQNLMVLRFANRIFGPIWNRDNIACVILTFKEPFGTEGRGGYFDEFGIIRDVMQNHLLQMLCLVAMEKPASTDSDDVRDEKVKVLKCISEVQADNVVLGQYVGNPSGEGESTKGYLDDPTVPRGSTTATFAAVVLYVENERWDGVPFVLRCGKALNERKAEVRLQFRDVAGDIFRQQCKRNELVIRVQPNEAVYTKMMTKKPGMFFNPEESELDLTYGNRYKNVKLPDAYERLILDVFCGNQMHFVRSDELREAWRIFTPLLHKIERERLQPIPYVYGSRGPAEADDLMKRVGFQYEGTYKWVNPHKL is encoded by the exons ATGGGTACGCGGGCGAACAGTGCAAAGCTGCACGGGAACGCTCGAGGTACCGAGGACGCGGCGCAGCGGCGGCGGGGAGAAAAGGCGCCCGGCAGCCGGGCGGCCCGCGCAG AGAGCATCATGGCAGAGCAGGTGGCCCTGAGCCGGACCCAGGTGTGCGGGATCCTGCGTGAAGAGCTGTACCAAGGCAATGCCTTCCATCAATCTGATACACACATCTTCATCATCATGGGTGCATCG GGCGACCTGGCCAAGAAGAAGATCTACCCCACCATCTG GTGGTTGTTCCGGGATGGCCTTCTGCCTGAAGACACCTTCATCGTGGGCTACGCCCGCTCCCGCCTCACAGTGGCCGACATCCGAAAACAGAGCGAGCCCTTCTTCAAA GCCACACCAGAGGAGAAGCCCAAGCTGGAGGAGTTCTTTGCCCGCAACTCCTATGTGGCTGGCCAGTACGACGACGCGGCCTCCTACGAGCGCCTCAACAGCCATGTGAATGCCCTCCACCAGGGGCCACAGACCAACCGCCTCTTTTACCTGGCCTTGCCCCCCACGGTCTACGAGGCGGTCACCAAGCACATCCATGAGACCTGCATGAGCCAGAC AGGCTGGAACCGTGTCATTGTGGAGAAGCCCTTCGGGAGGGACCTGCAGAGCTCCGACAGGCTGTCCAACCACATCTCCTCCTTGTTCCGTGAGGACCAGATCTACCGCATCGACCACTATCTGGGCAAGGAGATGGTCCAGAACCTCATGGTGCTGAG GTTTGCCAACAGGATCTTTGGCCCCATTTGGAACCGGGACAACATAGCCTGCGTCATTCTCACGTTCAAGGAGCCCTTTGGCACCGAGGGCCGCGGGGGCTACTTCGACGAATTCGGGATCATCCG GGACGTGATGCAGAACCACCTGCTGCAGATGCTGTGTCTCGTGGCCATGGAGAAGCCGGCTTCCACGGACTCGGACGATGTCCGGGACGAGAAG GTCAAGGTGCTGAAGTGTATCTCTGAGGTGCAGGCCGACAACGTGGTCCTGGGCCAGTACGTGGGGAACCCCAGCGGAGAGGGGGAGTCCACGAAAGGCTACCTGGACGACCCCACGGTGCCGCGCGGGTCCACCACTGCCACCTTCGCGGCCGTGGTGCTCTACGTGGAGAACGAGAGGTGGGACG GGGTGCCCTTCGTCCTGCGCTGCGGCAAGGCCCTGAACGAGCGCAAGGCTGAGGTGCGGCTGCAGTTCCGCGACGTGGCCGGCGACATCTTCCGGCAGCAGTGCAAGCGCAACGAGCTGGTGATCCGCGTGCAGCCCAACGAGGCCGTGTACACCAAGATGATGACCAAGAAGCCCGGCATGTTCTTCAACCCCGAGGAGTCTGAGCTCGACCTGACCTACGGCAACAGATACAAG AACGTGAAGCTCCCCGATGCCTACGAGCGCCTCATCCTGGACGTCTTCTGCGGGAACCAGATGCACTTCGTGCGCAG TGACGAGCTCCGGGAAGCCTGGCGGATCTTCACGCCGCTGCTGCACAAGATCGAGCGGGAGAGGCTCCAGCCCATCCCTTACGTTTACGGCAG CCGAGGCCCCGCGGAGGCAGATGATCTGATGAAGAGAGTGGGCTTCCAGTACGAGGGCACCTACAAGTGGGTGAACCCCCACAAGCTCTGA
- the G6PD gene encoding glucose-6-phosphate 1-dehydrogenase isoform X2: MRRRGAAPGNGRALGGWERGVRRRRGAESIMAEQVALSRTQVCGILREELYQGNAFHQSDTHIFIIMGASGDLAKKKIYPTIWWLFRDGLLPEDTFIVGYARSRLTVADIRKQSEPFFKATPEEKPKLEEFFARNSYVAGQYDDAASYERLNSHVNALHQGPQTNRLFYLALPPTVYEAVTKHIHETCMSQTGWNRVIVEKPFGRDLQSSDRLSNHISSLFREDQIYRIDHYLGKEMVQNLMVLRFANRIFGPIWNRDNIACVILTFKEPFGTEGRGGYFDEFGIIRDVMQNHLLQMLCLVAMEKPASTDSDDVRDEKVKVLKCISEVQADNVVLGQYVGNPSGEGESTKGYLDDPTVPRGSTTATFAAVVLYVENERWDGVPFVLRCGKALNERKAEVRLQFRDVAGDIFRQQCKRNELVIRVQPNEAVYTKMMTKKPGMFFNPEESELDLTYGNRYKNVKLPDAYERLILDVFCGNQMHFVRSDELREAWRIFTPLLHKIERERLQPIPYVYGSRGPAEADDLMKRVGFQYEGTYKWVNPHKL; this comes from the exons ATGAGGCGGCGGGGAGCAGCCCCCGGAAACGGCCGGGCACTCGGAGGCTGGGAGCGTGGCGTCCGACGGCGGCGAGGCGCAG AGAGCATCATGGCAGAGCAGGTGGCCCTGAGCCGGACCCAGGTGTGCGGGATCCTGCGTGAAGAGCTGTACCAAGGCAATGCCTTCCATCAATCTGATACACACATCTTCATCATCATGGGTGCATCG GGCGACCTGGCCAAGAAGAAGATCTACCCCACCATCTG GTGGTTGTTCCGGGATGGCCTTCTGCCTGAAGACACCTTCATCGTGGGCTACGCCCGCTCCCGCCTCACAGTGGCCGACATCCGAAAACAGAGCGAGCCCTTCTTCAAA GCCACACCAGAGGAGAAGCCCAAGCTGGAGGAGTTCTTTGCCCGCAACTCCTATGTGGCTGGCCAGTACGACGACGCGGCCTCCTACGAGCGCCTCAACAGCCATGTGAATGCCCTCCACCAGGGGCCACAGACCAACCGCCTCTTTTACCTGGCCTTGCCCCCCACGGTCTACGAGGCGGTCACCAAGCACATCCATGAGACCTGCATGAGCCAGAC AGGCTGGAACCGTGTCATTGTGGAGAAGCCCTTCGGGAGGGACCTGCAGAGCTCCGACAGGCTGTCCAACCACATCTCCTCCTTGTTCCGTGAGGACCAGATCTACCGCATCGACCACTATCTGGGCAAGGAGATGGTCCAGAACCTCATGGTGCTGAG GTTTGCCAACAGGATCTTTGGCCCCATTTGGAACCGGGACAACATAGCCTGCGTCATTCTCACGTTCAAGGAGCCCTTTGGCACCGAGGGCCGCGGGGGCTACTTCGACGAATTCGGGATCATCCG GGACGTGATGCAGAACCACCTGCTGCAGATGCTGTGTCTCGTGGCCATGGAGAAGCCGGCTTCCACGGACTCGGACGATGTCCGGGACGAGAAG GTCAAGGTGCTGAAGTGTATCTCTGAGGTGCAGGCCGACAACGTGGTCCTGGGCCAGTACGTGGGGAACCCCAGCGGAGAGGGGGAGTCCACGAAAGGCTACCTGGACGACCCCACGGTGCCGCGCGGGTCCACCACTGCCACCTTCGCGGCCGTGGTGCTCTACGTGGAGAACGAGAGGTGGGACG GGGTGCCCTTCGTCCTGCGCTGCGGCAAGGCCCTGAACGAGCGCAAGGCTGAGGTGCGGCTGCAGTTCCGCGACGTGGCCGGCGACATCTTCCGGCAGCAGTGCAAGCGCAACGAGCTGGTGATCCGCGTGCAGCCCAACGAGGCCGTGTACACCAAGATGATGACCAAGAAGCCCGGCATGTTCTTCAACCCCGAGGAGTCTGAGCTCGACCTGACCTACGGCAACAGATACAAG AACGTGAAGCTCCCCGATGCCTACGAGCGCCTCATCCTGGACGTCTTCTGCGGGAACCAGATGCACTTCGTGCGCAG TGACGAGCTCCGGGAAGCCTGGCGGATCTTCACGCCGCTGCTGCACAAGATCGAGCGGGAGAGGCTCCAGCCCATCCCTTACGTTTACGGCAG CCGAGGCCCCGCGGAGGCAGATGATCTGATGAAGAGAGTGGGCTTCCAGTACGAGGGCACCTACAAGTGGGTGAACCCCCACAAGCTCTGA
- the FAM3A gene encoding protein FAM3A isoform X1, whose protein sequence is MRLAGPIRIVALVVTVGLTWIVVSILLGGPGSGFPRIQQLFASPENSGTAEPRARKYKCGLPQPCPEEHLAFRMVSGAANVIGPKICLEDKMLMSSVKDNVGRGLNIALVNGVSGELIEARAFDMWAGDVNDLLKFIRPLHEGTLVFVASYDDPATKMNEETRKLFSDLGSKNVKDLAFRDSWVFVGAKGVQNKSPFEQHVKNSKHTNKYEGWPEALEMEGCIPRRTTAR, encoded by the exons ATGAGGTTGGCAG GCCCCATCCGCATTGTGGCCCTGGTTGTCACCGTGGGCCTTACGTGGATCGTGGTCAGCATCCTCCTGGGCGGGCCTGGCAGTGGCTTTCCTCGTATCCAGCAGCTCTTCGCCA GCCCAGAGAACTCAGGGACCGCAG AGCCACGAGCCAGGAAGTACAAGTGTGGCCTGCCCCAGCCATGCCCCGAGGAGCACCTGGCCTTCCGCATGGTCAGTGGGGCTGCCAATGTCATCGGACCGAAGATCTGCCTCGAAGATAAGAT GCTCATGAGCAGTGTCAAGGACAACGTGGGTCGTGGACTGAACATCGCCCTGGTGAATG GGGTCAGCGGCGAGCTCATCGAGGCCCGGGCCTTTGACATGTGGGCAGGAG ATGTCAACGACCTGCTGAAGTTTATTCGGCCGCTGCATGAAGGCACCCTGGTATTTGTGGCATCCTACGACGACCCAGCCACCAA GATGAATGAAGAGACCAGGAAGCTTTTCAGCGATCTGGGCAGCAAGAACGTGAAGGATCTGGCTTTTCGGGATAGCTGGGTGTTTGTGGGGGCCAAGGGCGTGCAGAACAAGAGCCCCTTCGAGCAG CATGTGAAGAACAGCAAGCACACCAACAAGTACGAAGGCTGGCCCGAGGCGCTGGAGATGGAGGGCTGCATCCCGAGGAGGACCACGGCCCGCTAG
- the FAM3A gene encoding protein FAM3A isoform X2, producing MRLAGPIRIVALVVTVGLTWIVVSILLGGPGSGFPRIQQLFASPENSGTAEPRARKYKCGLPQPCPEEHLAFRMVSGAANVIGPKICLEDKMLMSSVKDNVGRGLNIALVNDVNDLLKFIRPLHEGTLVFVASYDDPATKMNEETRKLFSDLGSKNVKDLAFRDSWVFVGAKGVQNKSPFEQHVKNSKHTNKYEGWPEALEMEGCIPRRTTAR from the exons ATGAGGTTGGCAG GCCCCATCCGCATTGTGGCCCTGGTTGTCACCGTGGGCCTTACGTGGATCGTGGTCAGCATCCTCCTGGGCGGGCCTGGCAGTGGCTTTCCTCGTATCCAGCAGCTCTTCGCCA GCCCAGAGAACTCAGGGACCGCAG AGCCACGAGCCAGGAAGTACAAGTGTGGCCTGCCCCAGCCATGCCCCGAGGAGCACCTGGCCTTCCGCATGGTCAGTGGGGCTGCCAATGTCATCGGACCGAAGATCTGCCTCGAAGATAAGAT GCTCATGAGCAGTGTCAAGGACAACGTGGGTCGTGGACTGAACATCGCCCTGGTGAATG ATGTCAACGACCTGCTGAAGTTTATTCGGCCGCTGCATGAAGGCACCCTGGTATTTGTGGCATCCTACGACGACCCAGCCACCAA GATGAATGAAGAGACCAGGAAGCTTTTCAGCGATCTGGGCAGCAAGAACGTGAAGGATCTGGCTTTTCGGGATAGCTGGGTGTTTGTGGGGGCCAAGGGCGTGCAGAACAAGAGCCCCTTCGAGCAG CATGTGAAGAACAGCAAGCACACCAACAAGTACGAAGGCTGGCCCGAGGCGCTGGAGATGGAGGGCTGCATCCCGAGGAGGACCACGGCCCGCTAG
- the FAM3A gene encoding protein FAM3A isoform X3: MRLAGPIRIVALVVTVGLTWIVVSILLGGPGSGFPRIQQLFASPENSGTAEPRARKYKCGLPQPCPEEHLAFRMVSGAANVIGPKICLEDKMLMSSVKDNVGRGLNIALVNGVSGELIEARAFDMWAGDVNDLLKFIRPLHEGTLVFVASYDDPATKMNEETRKLFSDLGSKNVKDLAFRDSWVFVGAKGVQNKSPFEQGKLS; this comes from the exons ATGAGGTTGGCAG GCCCCATCCGCATTGTGGCCCTGGTTGTCACCGTGGGCCTTACGTGGATCGTGGTCAGCATCCTCCTGGGCGGGCCTGGCAGTGGCTTTCCTCGTATCCAGCAGCTCTTCGCCA GCCCAGAGAACTCAGGGACCGCAG AGCCACGAGCCAGGAAGTACAAGTGTGGCCTGCCCCAGCCATGCCCCGAGGAGCACCTGGCCTTCCGCATGGTCAGTGGGGCTGCCAATGTCATCGGACCGAAGATCTGCCTCGAAGATAAGAT GCTCATGAGCAGTGTCAAGGACAACGTGGGTCGTGGACTGAACATCGCCCTGGTGAATG GGGTCAGCGGCGAGCTCATCGAGGCCCGGGCCTTTGACATGTGGGCAGGAG ATGTCAACGACCTGCTGAAGTTTATTCGGCCGCTGCATGAAGGCACCCTGGTATTTGTGGCATCCTACGACGACCCAGCCACCAA GATGAATGAAGAGACCAGGAAGCTTTTCAGCGATCTGGGCAGCAAGAACGTGAAGGATCTGGCTTTTCGGGATAGCTGGGTGTTTGTGGGGGCCAAGGGCGTGCAGAACAAGAGCCCCTTCGAGCAG GGAAAGCTTTCATGA
- the SLC10A3 gene encoding P3 protein isoform X1, producing the protein MQSWTKASREELHCHGTQHRARPGPWTFLRTTRWHEWGCSPKPQRAWAYGPLGGAMGLRRGGGSSPWPGRGEGRACPGPLGLLRVSLLLVSLPLGAHGIASINLGTALGHTVPLTGSQYLSIGDGSVMEFEFPEESEGIIVISSRYPGQGNRTGPGPTLRVTSLDTEVLTIRNVSAITWGGGGGFVVSIRSGLPGLAPLHIQLMDPHKAPPMLIEERRDFCIKVSPAEDTPTSLGAELVHFSESPILYLLLPLLFVNKCSFGCKVELEVLKGLLQSPQPMLLGLLGQFLVMPLYAFLMAKVFMLPKALALGLIITCSSPGGGGSYLFSLLLGGDVTLAISMTFISTVAATGFLPLSSALYSRLLSIHETLHVPISKILGTLLFIAVPIAAGVVIRSKLPKFSQLLLQVIKPFSFVLLLGGLFLAYRMGVFILAGVRLPIVLVGLTVPLVGLLVGYCLATCLKLPVAQRRTVSIEVGVQNSLLALAMLQLSLRRLQADYASQAPFIVALSGTSEMLALVIGHFIYSSLCPVP; encoded by the exons ATGCAAAGCTGGACCAAGGCCTCCAGG GAAGAGCTCCACTGTCACGGAACACAGCACAGGGCCAGGCCCGGCCCATGGACCTTTCTCCGGACAACCCGATGGCACGAGTGGGGCTGCTCTCCTAAGCCACAGAGGGCCTGGGCATACGGTCCTCTGGGAGGAGCCATGGGGCTTAGGAGGGGCGGGGGCAGCTCCCCATGGCCTGGACGGGGTGAGGGCAGGGCTTGCCCAGGCCCCCTAGGCTTGCTCAGAGTTTCCTTGCTACTCGTCAGCCTACCACTGGGAGCCCACGGAATAGCCAGCATCAACCTCGGCACAGCTCTGGGCCATACCGTGCCACTGACGGGGAGCCAATACTTGAGCATTGGGGACGGCTCTGTGATGGAGTTTGAGTTCCCAGAGGAGAGCGAGGGCATCATTGTGATCTCAAGCCGGTACCCAGGCCAGGGCAACAGGACAGGACCTGGTCCCACGCTGAGGGTCACCTCCTTGGACACAGAGGTGCTGACCATCAGAAACGTGAGTGCCATAAcctggggcggcgggggcggcttTGTGGTCAGCATCCGCTCGGGCCTGCCCGGCCTGGCCCCACTCCACATCCAGCTTATGGATCCCCACaaggccccacccatgctcatTGAGGAACGGAGAGATTTCTGCATCAAGGTCTCGCCTGCTGAAGACACGCCCACCAGTCTCGGCGCCGAGCTGGTCCACTTCTCAGAGAGCCCCATACTCTacttgcttctgcctcttctctttgTCAACAAGTGTTCATTTGGGTGCAAAGTAGAACTTGAGGTTCTGAAGGGGCTCCTGCAGAGCCCCCAGCCCATGCTGCTGGGCCTCCTGGGCCAGTTCCTGGTCATGCCCTTATATGCTTTCCTGATGGCCAAGGTCTTCATGCTGCCCAAGGCCCTGGCTCTTGGCCTCATCATCACCTGCTCGTCGCCCGGCGGCGGGGGGAGCTACCTCTTCAGCCTCCTCCTCGGAGGGGATGTTACTCTGGCCATCTCCATGACCTTCATCTCCACAGTGGCTGCCACTGGTTTCCTGCCATTGTCCTCAGCTCTCTACAGCCGCCTGCTCAGCATCCATGAAACACTGCACGTGCCCATCTCCAAGATCCTGGGGACCCTGCTCTTCATCGCCGTTCCCATAGCAGCAGGTGTCGTGATCAGGTCCAAGCTCCCCAAGTTCTCCCAGTTGCTGCTGCAGGTCATCAAGCCTTTCAGCTTTGTGCTCCTCCTAGGTGGCCTCTTCCTGGCCTACCGCATGGGGGTCTTCATCCTGGCAGGCGTCAGGCTGCCCATCGTGCTGGTGGGCCTCACAGTGCCCCTGGTTGGCCTCCTGGTGGGCTACTGCCTGGCCACATGCCTGAAGCTGCCAGTGGCCCAGCGGCGGACGGTCAGCATCGAGGTAGGGGTACAGAACAGCCTGCTGGCCTTGGCCATGCTGCAGCTGTCCCTCCGTCGCCTTCAAGCAGACTACGCCTCCCAGGCCCCCTTCATCGTAGCACTGAGTGGCACCTCGGAAATGCTGGCCTTGGTCATCGGCCACTTCATCTACAGTAGCCTGTGCCCAGTCCCCTGA
- the SLC10A3 gene encoding P3 protein isoform X2, protein MGLRRGGGSSPWPGRGEGRACPGPLGLLRVSLLLVSLPLGAHGIASINLGTALGHTVPLTGSQYLSIGDGSVMEFEFPEESEGIIVISSRYPGQGNRTGPGPTLRVTSLDTEVLTIRNVSAITWGGGGGFVVSIRSGLPGLAPLHIQLMDPHKAPPMLIEERRDFCIKVSPAEDTPTSLGAELVHFSESPILYLLLPLLFVNKCSFGCKVELEVLKGLLQSPQPMLLGLLGQFLVMPLYAFLMAKVFMLPKALALGLIITCSSPGGGGSYLFSLLLGGDVTLAISMTFISTVAATGFLPLSSALYSRLLSIHETLHVPISKILGTLLFIAVPIAAGVVIRSKLPKFSQLLLQVIKPFSFVLLLGGLFLAYRMGVFILAGVRLPIVLVGLTVPLVGLLVGYCLATCLKLPVAQRRTVSIEVGVQNSLLALAMLQLSLRRLQADYASQAPFIVALSGTSEMLALVIGHFIYSSLCPVP, encoded by the coding sequence ATGGGGCTTAGGAGGGGCGGGGGCAGCTCCCCATGGCCTGGACGGGGTGAGGGCAGGGCTTGCCCAGGCCCCCTAGGCTTGCTCAGAGTTTCCTTGCTACTCGTCAGCCTACCACTGGGAGCCCACGGAATAGCCAGCATCAACCTCGGCACAGCTCTGGGCCATACCGTGCCACTGACGGGGAGCCAATACTTGAGCATTGGGGACGGCTCTGTGATGGAGTTTGAGTTCCCAGAGGAGAGCGAGGGCATCATTGTGATCTCAAGCCGGTACCCAGGCCAGGGCAACAGGACAGGACCTGGTCCCACGCTGAGGGTCACCTCCTTGGACACAGAGGTGCTGACCATCAGAAACGTGAGTGCCATAAcctggggcggcgggggcggcttTGTGGTCAGCATCCGCTCGGGCCTGCCCGGCCTGGCCCCACTCCACATCCAGCTTATGGATCCCCACaaggccccacccatgctcatTGAGGAACGGAGAGATTTCTGCATCAAGGTCTCGCCTGCTGAAGACACGCCCACCAGTCTCGGCGCCGAGCTGGTCCACTTCTCAGAGAGCCCCATACTCTacttgcttctgcctcttctctttgTCAACAAGTGTTCATTTGGGTGCAAAGTAGAACTTGAGGTTCTGAAGGGGCTCCTGCAGAGCCCCCAGCCCATGCTGCTGGGCCTCCTGGGCCAGTTCCTGGTCATGCCCTTATATGCTTTCCTGATGGCCAAGGTCTTCATGCTGCCCAAGGCCCTGGCTCTTGGCCTCATCATCACCTGCTCGTCGCCCGGCGGCGGGGGGAGCTACCTCTTCAGCCTCCTCCTCGGAGGGGATGTTACTCTGGCCATCTCCATGACCTTCATCTCCACAGTGGCTGCCACTGGTTTCCTGCCATTGTCCTCAGCTCTCTACAGCCGCCTGCTCAGCATCCATGAAACACTGCACGTGCCCATCTCCAAGATCCTGGGGACCCTGCTCTTCATCGCCGTTCCCATAGCAGCAGGTGTCGTGATCAGGTCCAAGCTCCCCAAGTTCTCCCAGTTGCTGCTGCAGGTCATCAAGCCTTTCAGCTTTGTGCTCCTCCTAGGTGGCCTCTTCCTGGCCTACCGCATGGGGGTCTTCATCCTGGCAGGCGTCAGGCTGCCCATCGTGCTGGTGGGCCTCACAGTGCCCCTGGTTGGCCTCCTGGTGGGCTACTGCCTGGCCACATGCCTGAAGCTGCCAGTGGCCCAGCGGCGGACGGTCAGCATCGAGGTAGGGGTACAGAACAGCCTGCTGGCCTTGGCCATGCTGCAGCTGTCCCTCCGTCGCCTTCAAGCAGACTACGCCTCCCAGGCCCCCTTCATCGTAGCACTGAGTGGCACCTCGGAAATGCTGGCCTTGGTCATCGGCCACTTCATCTACAGTAGCCTGTGCCCAGTCCCCTGA
- the UBL4A gene encoding ubiquitin-like protein 4A, whose protein sequence is MQLTVKALQGRECSLQVSEDEPVSTLKHLVSEKLNVPVRQQRLLFKGKALADGKRLSDYSVGPNSKLNLVVKPLEKVLLEESAARRLAEAPPPPAPAWQLISKVLARHFSAADAARVLDQLQRDYERSLNRLTLDDIERLAGRFLHPEVTEAVEKGFSK, encoded by the exons ATGCAGCTGACAGTGAAAGCGCTCCAGGGCCGCGAGTGCAGCCTGCAG GTGTCGGAGGACGAGCCGGTGTCCACGCTGAAACATCTGGTCTCCGAGAAGCTCAACGTCCCCGTGCGCCAGCAGCGGCTGCTATTCAAGGGCAAGGCCCTGGCAG ATGGGAAGAGACTCTCCGACTACAGCGTTGGGCCCAATTCCAAGCTCAACCTAGTGGTCAAACCTCTGGAGAAGGTGTTGCTGGAAGAAAGCGCCGCCCGGAGACTGGCCGAGGCCCCACCCCCGCCGGCCCCCGCCTGGCAGCTCATCTCCAAAGTCCTGGCCCGCCACTTCAGCGCTGCGGACGCGGCCAGGGTCCTGGATCAGCTCCAGAGG GATTATGAGAGGTCCCTGAACCGCCTGACTCTGGATGACATCGAGCGCCTGGCTGGCCGCTTTCTGCACCCCGAAGTGACTGAAGCTGTGGAGAAGGGGTTCTCCAAATAG